Proteins found in one Vitis riparia cultivar Riparia Gloire de Montpellier isolate 1030 unplaced genomic scaffold, EGFV_Vit.rip_1.0 scaffold655_pilon_pilon, whole genome shotgun sequence genomic segment:
- the LOC117910219 gene encoding N66 matrix protein-like, which translates to MVMVTVAVTVMVTIIMMVTLTVTVMVTVTMTVTVTKTMMVSMKVTVTRKDDDDDNGNNDSNGDSDGSGNDHDHDDGNNNDNDNRKSNGNSNGNGDDNGNGINDDKPDGNGDSDNDGNSDDNSNGNGDGSCNVNSNGDGSCNGDSNGYGDGNDKGNGDINSNDNGDSSRNGDFDINSDVK; encoded by the exons ATGGTAATGGTGACGGTGGCGGTAACGGTGATGGTGACAATAATAATGATGGTGACGCTaacggtaacggtgatggtCACAGTAACGATGACGGTAACAGTGACGAAAACGATGATGGTATCAATGAAGGTGACGGTGACGCG TAAAGATGACGATGACGATAACGGTAACAATGACAGTAACGGTGATAGTGACGGTAGCGGTAACGATCACGATCACGATGACGGTAACAATAATGATAACGATAATAGAAAGAGTAATGGTAATagtaacggtaacggtgacgATAACGGTAACGGTATCAATGACGATAAGCCTGATGGTAACGGTGACAGTGATAATGATGGTAATAGTGACGATAACAGTAACGGTAATGGTGACGGTAGCTGTAACGTTAACAGTAACGGTGACGGTAGCTGTAATGGTGACAGTAACGGTTACGGTGACGGTAACGATAAGGGTAACGGTGATATTAACAGTAATGATAATGGTGATAGTAGCCGTAATGGTGACTTTGACATTAATAGTGACGTTAAGTGA